A stretch of the Panicum virgatum strain AP13 chromosome 9N, P.virgatum_v5, whole genome shotgun sequence genome encodes the following:
- the LOC120690829 gene encoding meiosis-specific protein PAIR3-like isoform X2, with the protein MEVELPHIHKATSSDHLSLASSQYPSGKFRKVSVGITIPRAGSISRGKDATPAFDRNLSQVTDGISRPPKDDNASIRVSQEAAKKDGSAKGVSEAGSVSVMKVSVSQPDDNTCEQTGTFSFGTRREQGSSLDKLETPEFISSQRKRNLESADKIKTNSEMLRMKLWEILGGTSQNKQAVGSPNPDDFKTPDQPKSQTVKAPSSGNKEVFTSPFPDNIKTPDPLNRQTVNFTKCKPSLDPIESDSDSPKVVEIKPVTRSLGRKKEPAASKQQSLSAKKPLSTFRSTPKKKMLDNVFTFNEKCTPKTVVKHAIGGSSSVRNLRSSNRKAKVEAPKIHYPDRISDKTTQDDKEGKLSSRNTPSDNKIEKATSFSSLSRAGKTAESCSRSPKRGRKVNVMAKVGPRKTQFLENLLAKTRSDEQTKFYSPHNISLKSKENGSSTSPPENSDRSPHGYTAAENKFNSPPSEAANPSPEPNIYPWDHDVSPEITGKFGQKVASPWTDRFRDMPDDYPSPTLAPNVNTSPQINKGLDGDLYTSKYPKSVDRSRSSSLALDPESEPPGEMDKTTELPGSESPASSEERENSKQPSLSPPSPTEYEGTKSSKQSFAKGYKSHKWLSDIDVSDKSPLEHVGRKSNPNEDRINKRRLSSGLQETIISENEQEQCPENYLTSGAGKVPN; encoded by the exons ATGGAAGTTGAGCTGCCACACATCCATAAA GCTACTTCAAGTGATCATTTGAGTTTAGCCAGCAGCCAATATCCGTCTGGTAAATTCCGTAAGGTCTCAGTTGGTATCACAATCCCAAGGGCAGGTTCTATATCAAGAGGCAAAGATGCTACCCCTGCATTTGATAGGAACTTGTCTCAGGTTACTGATGGAATATCAAGACCACCTAAGGATGATAATGCTTCAATTCGGGTCTCACAAGAAGCTGCAAAGAAGGATGGATCTGCTAAAGGGGTGTCTGAAGCTGGCTCTGTTAGTGTTATGAAGGTTTCTGTATCACAACCTGATGATAATACATGTGAGCAAACAGGGACCTTTTCTTTTGGAACAAGAAGAGAACAAGGCAGCAGCCTCGATAAATTGGAGACACCAGAATTTATAAGTTCCCAACGGAAGCGGAACTTGGAATCTGCAGATAAAATCAAGACCAATAGTGAGATGCTCAGGATGAAGCTGTGGGAGATCCTTGGTGGCACTTCACAAAACAAGCAGGCTGTTGGTTCACCAAACCCTGATGACTTCAAGACACCTGATCAACCTAAAAGTCAAACCGTCAAAGCACCATCTTCAGGGAACAAGGAAGTTTTCACTTCTCCTTTTCCTGATAACATCAAGACACCAGATCCACTGAATCGTCAAACAGTGAACTTTACAAAGTGTAAACCGTCCCTTGATCCAATTGAGTCAGATTCTGATAGTCCAAAAGTTGTTGAAATAAAACCTGTTACTCGCTCCTTGGGACGCAAGAAAGAACCAGCAGCCTCCAAACAGCAGAGTCTAAGTGCAAAGAAACCATTATCTACTTTCCGCTCTACACCAAAGAAGAAAATGCTGGACAATGTGTTTACCTTCAATGAGAAATGCACTCCTAAAACAGTGGTAAAACATGCAATTGGTGGCTCTAGCAGTGTAAGAAATCTCAGAAGCTCAAATAGGAAAGCTAAAGTTGAGGCTCCGAAGATACATTATCCAGATAGAATCTCTGATAAGACCACGCAGGATGACAAGGAAGGAAAGCTATCTTCTAGAAACACACCATCTGATAACAAGATAGAGAAGGCtacctccttttcttctttgtCCCGAGCTGGAAAGACTGCTGAGAGCTGTTCTCGAAGCCCTAAAAGGGGGAGGAAAGTGAATGTGATGGCTAAGGTTGGGCCCCGGAAGACAcagtttttagaaaatttattaGCCAAGACACGGAGTGATGAACAAACTAAGTTCTATTCTCCTCACAACATATCATTGAAGAGCAAGGAAAATGGTTCTTCTACATCGCCACCGGAAAATTCAGACAGAAGCCCTCATGGATATACAGCAGCAGAAAATAAGTTCAATTCTCCACCATCTGAGGCTGCTAACCCATCTCCTGAACCTAATATATACCCATGGGATCATGATGTGAGTCCTGAGATAACTGGTAAATTTGGGCAGAAGGTTGCTAGTCCATGGACAGACAGATTCAGAGACATGCCAGATGATTATCCAAGCCCTACTCTTGCACCTAATGTAAACACATCCCCGCAAATAAATAAAGGGCTAGATGGCGACCTATACACTTCCAAGTACCCCAAAAGTGTGGACAGGTCCAGATCAAGTTCCCTTGCCTTGGATCCAGAATCTGAGCCACCG GGTGAAATGGATAAAACCACCGAGTTACCTGGTAGTGAATCTCCTGCTTCTTcagaagaaagagaaaatagtaAACAACCATCTCTTTCGCCACCTTCTCCAACTGAATATGAAGGGACTAAAAGTTCCAAGCAAAGCTTTGCAAAAG GATATAAATCTCACAAATGGCTTTCAGATATTGATGTCTCGGATAAATCTCCCCTTGAGCATGTGGGTAGGAAATCAAATCCAAATGAGGACAGAATAAACAAAAGGCGTTTATCTTCTG GACTGCAAGAAACTATAATATCAGAGAATGAACAAGAACAATGCCCAGAGAACTACCTTACAAG TGGTGCTGGGAAGGTTCCAAACTAA